In the Denticeps clupeoides unplaced genomic scaffold, fDenClu1.1, whole genome shotgun sequence genome, one interval contains:
- the LOC114780381 gene encoding tumor necrosis factor ligand superfamily member 10-like, with the protein MDPPGRAEGPGAAGMKRTGVSRTWISLLGSVLVVLQVASTGGLLLYLNQAVMQVRTQTVTEEMRCLGLLNALERDQELPDALVHIFGEPCIKLAEGIKAYITKVTENILSKHSIPEPREQPRMTFLSTPGQRASAHLTLRDTGLQDPASQVPQPDLHQSCRHPVVSWGNHSFGSHLRNLTLSNGRLRVPRPGRYYLYAQVYFRDPRDAASSSHQVVQCVYKKTAYARPIQLLKGVGTKCWAPESEHALHSIYQGGLFELRAGDEIFVSVSTPAAVHAEDSSSYFGLFRFDL; encoded by the exons ATGGACCCTCCAGGCCGGGCAGAAGGTCCCGGCGCGGCCGGGATGAAGAGGACCGGGGTCTCCAGGACTTGGATCTCGCTGCTCGGTTCCGTTctcgtggttctgcaggtggcgTCGACCGGCGGGCTGCTGCTCTACCTGAACCAGGCCGTGATGCAG GTGAGGACTCAGACAGTGACAGAGGAGATGCGCTGTCTGGGTCTCCTGAACGCCCTGGAGAGAGACCAGGAGCTGCCTGATGCTCTTGTGCACATCTTTGGAGAACCTTGCATCAAACTGGCCGAGGGGATCAAGGCGTACATCACCAAG GTGACTGAGAACATCCTCTCCAAACACAGCATTCCAG AACCCAGGGAACAGCCCAGAATGACGTTCCTGTCTACGCCAGGTCAGAGGGCATCTGCGCACCTGACGCTGCGAGACACGGGACTGCAGG ACCCCGCCTCCCAGGTGCCCCAGCCGGACCTGCACCAGTCCTGCCGTCACCCCGTCGTCTCCTGGGGCAACCACAGCTTCGGCTCGCACCTCCGCAACCTGACCCTGTCCAACGGGCGCCTGCGCGTCCCGCGTCCCGGGCGCTACTACCTGTACGCCCAGGTGTACTTCCGGGACCCGCGGGACGCCGCGTCCTCCAGCCACCAGGTGGTGCAGTGCGTCTACAAGAAGACCGCGTACGCCCGGCCCATCCAGCTGCTGAAGGGCGTGGGCACCAAGTGCTGGGCGCCGGAGAGCGAACACGCCCTGCACTCCATCTACCAGGGCGGCCTGTTCGAGCTGCGCGCCGGGGACGAGATCTTCGTCTCGGTGTCCACGCCCGCTGCCGTCCACGCCGAGGACTCGTCCAGCTACTTCGGCCTGTTCCGCTTCGACCTGTGA
- the LOC114780382 gene encoding ras-related protein Rab-34-like isoform X3 gives MSALPPLKKDRTIAELPQCFSRDAALHTNEEFHSKVKTACSAQRTGVVGFSFAKVIVVGDVAAGKTSLINRFCRDSFVRNYKATIGVDFEMERFEVLGVPFSLQLWDTAGQERFKCIASTYYRGAQAIIVVFDLSNTASLDHARQWLEESMEENDPSSILLFLVGAKKDLSSPSLLAQMEHDAIRLSGEIRAEYWAVSALSGEGVRELFARVASLTFEANVLAELERSGSRRAGDIIRITSTSDGEHVKSRRRAADCC, from the exons ATGAGTGCGTTGCCGCCGTTGAAGAAAGACAGAACCATTGCCGAGCTCCCTCAG TGCTTCAGCAGGGACGCGGCGCTGCACACCAACGAGGAGTTTCATTCCAAGGTGAAGACAGCGTGCTCGGCCCAGAGGACTGGAGTGGTGGG GTTCTCCTTCGCCAAGGTCATCGTTGTTGGGGACGTTGCTGCTGGAAAGACCAGTCTGATTAATCG GTTCTGCAGGGACAGTTTTGTGCGGAACTACAAGGCCACCATCGGTGTGGACTTTGAGATGGAGCGGTTTGAGGTGCTGGGGGTTCCTTTCAGTCTCCAGTT GTGGGACACCGCGGGTCAGGAGAGGTTTAAGTGCATCGCCTCCACCTACTACAGAGGAGCACAAG CCATTATAGTGGTGTTTGACCTGAGCAACACGGCGTCTCTGGACCACGCCCG GCAGTGGTTGGAAGAATCCATGGAAGAAAACGACCCGTCCAGCATCCTGCTCTTCCTGGTCGGGGCCAAGAAGGACCTGAGC TCGCCCTCGCTGCTGGCACAGATGGAGCACGACGCCATCCGGCTGTCGGGGGAGATCCGGGCGGAGTACTGGGCGGTGTCGGCCCTCTCAG GTGAGGGCGTGAGGGAGCTCTTCGCCCGCGTGGCGTCGCTCACCTTCGAGGCGAACGTTCTGGCCGAGCTGGAGAGGAGCGGCTCGCGGCGCGCGGGGGACATCATCA GGATCACCAGCACCTCGGACGGTGAACACGTGAAGTCCAGGAGAAGGGCCGCCGACTGCTGCTGA
- the LOC114780382 gene encoding ras-related protein Rab-34-like isoform X2 codes for MSALPPLKKDRTIAELPQCFSRDAALHTNEEFHSKVKTACSAQRTGVVGFSFAKVIVVGDVAAGKTSLINRFCRDSFVRNYKATIGVDFEMERFEVLGVPFSLQLWDTAGQERFKCIASTYYRGAQGTRNIWSSRSSPAPPRLLTHFLSPAIIVVFDLSNTASLDHARQWLEESMEENDPSSILLFLVGAKKDLSSPSLLAQMEHDAIRLSGEIRAEYWAVSALSGEGVRELFARVASLTFEANVLAELERSGSRRAGDIINFLLQGSPAPRTVNT; via the exons ATGAGTGCGTTGCCGCCGTTGAAGAAAGACAGAACCATTGCCGAGCTCCCTCAG TGCTTCAGCAGGGACGCGGCGCTGCACACCAACGAGGAGTTTCATTCCAAGGTGAAGACAGCGTGCTCGGCCCAGAGGACTGGAGTGGTGGG GTTCTCCTTCGCCAAGGTCATCGTTGTTGGGGACGTTGCTGCTGGAAAGACCAGTCTGATTAATCG GTTCTGCAGGGACAGTTTTGTGCGGAACTACAAGGCCACCATCGGTGTGGACTTTGAGATGGAGCGGTTTGAGGTGCTGGGGGTTCCTTTCAGTCTCCAGTT GTGGGACACCGCGGGTCAGGAGAGGTTTAAGTGCATCGCCTCCACCTACTACAGAGGAGCACAAGGTACGAGGAACATCTGGTCGTCTCGCTCCTCTCCAGCCCCACCACGCCTGCTCACACACTTTTTATCTCCAGCCATTATAGTGGTGTTTGACCTGAGCAACACGGCGTCTCTGGACCACGCCCG GCAGTGGTTGGAAGAATCCATGGAAGAAAACGACCCGTCCAGCATCCTGCTCTTCCTGGTCGGGGCCAAGAAGGACCTGAGC TCGCCCTCGCTGCTGGCACAGATGGAGCACGACGCCATCCGGCTGTCGGGGGAGATCCGGGCGGAGTACTGGGCGGTGTCGGCCCTCTCAG GTGAGGGCGTGAGGGAGCTCTTCGCCCGCGTGGCGTCGCTCACCTTCGAGGCGAACGTTCTGGCCGAGCTGGAGAGGAGCGGCTCGCGGCGCGCGGGGGACATCATCA ATTTTCTCCTGCAGGGATCACCAGCACCTCGGACGGTGAACACGTGA
- the LOC114780382 gene encoding ras-related protein Rab-34-like isoform X1, protein MSALPPLKKDRTIAELPQCFSRDAALHTNEEFHSKVKTACSAQRTGVVGFSFAKVIVVGDVAAGKTSLINRFCRDSFVRNYKATIGVDFEMERFEVLGVPFSLQLWDTAGQERFKCIASTYYRGAQGTRNIWSSRSSPAPPRLLTHFLSPAIIVVFDLSNTASLDHARQWLEESMEENDPSSILLFLVGAKKDLSSPSLLAQMEHDAIRLSGEIRAEYWAVSALSGEGVRELFARVASLTFEANVLAELERSGSRRAGDIIRITSTSDGEHVKSRRRAADCC, encoded by the exons ATGAGTGCGTTGCCGCCGTTGAAGAAAGACAGAACCATTGCCGAGCTCCCTCAG TGCTTCAGCAGGGACGCGGCGCTGCACACCAACGAGGAGTTTCATTCCAAGGTGAAGACAGCGTGCTCGGCCCAGAGGACTGGAGTGGTGGG GTTCTCCTTCGCCAAGGTCATCGTTGTTGGGGACGTTGCTGCTGGAAAGACCAGTCTGATTAATCG GTTCTGCAGGGACAGTTTTGTGCGGAACTACAAGGCCACCATCGGTGTGGACTTTGAGATGGAGCGGTTTGAGGTGCTGGGGGTTCCTTTCAGTCTCCAGTT GTGGGACACCGCGGGTCAGGAGAGGTTTAAGTGCATCGCCTCCACCTACTACAGAGGAGCACAAGGTACGAGGAACATCTGGTCGTCTCGCTCCTCTCCAGCCCCACCACGCCTGCTCACACACTTTTTATCTCCAGCCATTATAGTGGTGTTTGACCTGAGCAACACGGCGTCTCTGGACCACGCCCG GCAGTGGTTGGAAGAATCCATGGAAGAAAACGACCCGTCCAGCATCCTGCTCTTCCTGGTCGGGGCCAAGAAGGACCTGAGC TCGCCCTCGCTGCTGGCACAGATGGAGCACGACGCCATCCGGCTGTCGGGGGAGATCCGGGCGGAGTACTGGGCGGTGTCGGCCCTCTCAG GTGAGGGCGTGAGGGAGCTCTTCGCCCGCGTGGCGTCGCTCACCTTCGAGGCGAACGTTCTGGCCGAGCTGGAGAGGAGCGGCTCGCGGCGCGCGGGGGACATCATCA GGATCACCAGCACCTCGGACGGTGAACACGTGAAGTCCAGGAGAAGGGCCGCCGACTGCTGCTGA
- the rpl23a gene encoding large ribosomal subunit protein uL23 produces the protein MAPKAKKEAVPAKTEAKSKALKAKKAVLKGVHSQRKKKIRTSPTFRRPKTLRLRRQPKYPRKSAPRRNKLDHYAIIKFPLTTESAMKKIEDNNTLVFIVDVKANKHQIKHAVKKLYDIDVAKVNTLIRPDGEKKAYVRLAPDYDALDVANKIGII, from the exons ATGGCCCCGAAGGCGAAGAAAGAAG CTGTCCCGGCCAAGACTGAGGCCAAGTCCAAGGCCCTGAAGGCCAAGAAGGCCGTTCTCAAAGGCGTCCACagccagaggaagaagaagatccGAACCTCCCCGACCTTCCGGCGGCCCAAGACCCTGCGCCTGAGGCGGCAGCCCAAGTACCCCAGGAAGAGCGCCCCTCGCAGGAACAA GCTGGATCACTACGCCATCATCAAGTTCCCTCTGACCACCGAGTCGGCCATGAAGAAGATCGAGGACAACAACACACTGGTTTTCATTGTGGACGTTAAGGCCAACAAGCACCAGATCAAGCACGCCGTGAAGAAGCTGTATGACATTGACGTGGCCAAGGTCAACACGCTGATCAG GCCTGATGGTGAGAAGAAGGCGTACGTCCGCCTGGCGCCAGATTACGATGCATTGGACGTTGCCAACAAG ATTGGCATCATCTAA